The proteins below are encoded in one region of Citrobacter enshiensis:
- the galK gene encoding galactokinase gives MSLKENTQSLFAEIFGYPATHTIQAPGRVNLIGEHTDYNDGFVLPCAIDYQTVISCATRDDRKVRVIAVDYDNQIDEFSLDAPIVTHDSQQWSNYVRGVVKHLQKRHAGFGGADLVISGNVPQGAGLSSSAALEVAVGTVFQQLYHLPLDGAQIALNGQEAENQFVGCNCGIMDQLISALGKKDHALLIDCRSLGTKAVSMPKGVAIVIINSNFKRTLVGSEYNTRREQCETGARFFQQPALRDVSLDAFNAVASELDPVVAKRVRHVLTENARTVEAANALENGDLKRMGELMAESHASMRDDFEITVPQIDTLVEIVKATIGENGGVRMTGGGFGGCIVALIPEALVPAVQHAVAEQYEAKTGIKETFYVCKPSQGAGQC, from the coding sequence ATGAGTCTGAAAGAGAACACACAATCTCTGTTTGCAGAAATTTTTGGCTACCCTGCCACCCATACGATTCAGGCGCCAGGTCGCGTCAACCTGATCGGCGAACATACCGATTACAACGACGGTTTCGTGCTGCCCTGTGCTATCGACTATCAGACGGTGATTAGCTGTGCGACGCGCGACGATCGTAAAGTCCGCGTCATTGCCGTCGATTATGACAATCAGATCGACGAGTTTTCCCTCGACGCCCCCATCGTCACCCACGACAGCCAGCAATGGTCAAACTACGTACGCGGCGTGGTAAAACACCTGCAAAAACGTCACGCGGGTTTCGGCGGCGCTGATTTGGTCATTAGCGGTAACGTGCCGCAGGGCGCGGGGTTAAGCTCTTCCGCCGCGCTGGAAGTGGCCGTGGGCACCGTGTTCCAGCAGCTTTATCATCTGCCGCTGGATGGCGCGCAAATCGCGCTCAACGGTCAGGAAGCAGAAAATCAATTTGTTGGCTGCAACTGCGGCATCATGGATCAACTGATCTCCGCGCTGGGCAAGAAAGACCATGCCTTGCTTATCGACTGCCGTTCACTGGGCACCAAAGCGGTATCGATGCCAAAAGGCGTGGCGATCGTTATTATTAACAGCAACTTTAAACGTACGCTGGTGGGCAGTGAATACAACACTCGCCGCGAACAGTGCGAAACGGGCGCACGCTTCTTCCAACAGCCTGCTCTGCGCGATGTCAGCCTTGACGCCTTCAACGCCGTAGCCAGTGAGCTGGATCCGGTGGTGGCAAAACGCGTTCGTCACGTCCTGACCGAAAACGCGCGCACCGTTGAAGCAGCAAACGCGCTGGAAAACGGTGACCTGAAACGGATGGGTGAGCTGATGGCAGAATCTCACGCCTCCATGCGTGATGATTTTGAAATCACCGTGCCGCAGATCGATACACTGGTTGAGATCGTCAAAGCGACCATCGGCGAAAATGGCGGCGTACGTATGACCGGCGGCGGCTTCGGCGGTTGCATTGTCGCGCTGATCCCGGAAGCGTTGGTACCTGCCGTACAGCACGCCGTTGCTGAGCAGTACGAAGCAAAAACCGGTATCAAGGAAACCTTCTACGTCTGCAAACCTTCACAAGGAGCCGGACAGTGCTAA
- the galM gene encoding galactose-1-epimerase, with the protein MLNETPALAPDGQPFRLLTLRNSAGMVVTLMDWGATLLSARIPLSDGSVREALLGCTSPEQYPEQSAFLGASVGRYANRIADSRYSYAGETVSLLPSQGENQLHGGPDGFDKRRWQVVNQNDCQVLFALTSEDGDQGFPGRLCATAQYRLTEDNRISITYRAAVDKPCPVNLTNHVYFNLDGDATDVRNHKLQILADDYLPVDEGGIPREGLKSVVGTSFDFRHAKTIASAFLADDDQRKVKGYDHAFLLQARGDARTPCAHLWSQDEKLQMKVYTCAPALQFYSGNYLGGTPSRGPDAYADWQGLALESEFLPDSPNHPEWPQPDCILRPGEEYVSLTEYQFIPA; encoded by the coding sequence GTGCTAAATGAAACCCCAGCGCTGGCACCCGATGGTCAGCCGTTTCGCCTGCTGACTCTGCGCAACAGCGCAGGGATGGTGGTCACGCTGATGGACTGGGGAGCCACGCTTCTTTCCGCCCGGATCCCCCTGAGCGACGGGAGTGTTCGCGAAGCCTTACTGGGCTGCACCAGCCCAGAACAGTATCCCGAACAATCGGCATTTCTCGGCGCATCGGTCGGTCGTTATGCTAACCGCATCGCCGATAGCCGCTACAGCTACGCGGGTGAAACGGTCAGTTTGCTGCCAAGTCAGGGCGAGAACCAGCTGCATGGCGGACCTGACGGTTTTGATAAACGTCGCTGGCAGGTGGTCAACCAGAACGATTGTCAGGTGTTGTTTGCGTTGACGTCTGAGGATGGCGACCAGGGCTTCCCGGGGCGTCTGTGCGCCACCGCGCAATATCGCCTGACCGAGGACAATCGTATTTCGATCACCTATCGCGCTGCTGTGGATAAGCCCTGCCCGGTTAATCTGACCAACCACGTTTATTTCAACCTGGACGGCGACGCGACGGATGTCCGCAATCATAAGCTACAGATTCTGGCTGATGATTATCTGCCGGTTGATGAAGGGGGTATCCCACGCGAAGGACTGAAATCCGTCGTCGGCACCTCATTCGATTTCCGCCATGCGAAAACGATCGCCAGTGCGTTTCTGGCTGATGACGATCAACGCAAAGTGAAGGGATATGACCACGCATTTTTGTTGCAGGCCAGGGGCGATGCCCGTACCCCCTGCGCGCATCTGTGGTCACAGGATGAAAAGTTGCAGATGAAGGTGTACACCTGTGCGCCAGCGCTGCAATTTTATTCCGGTAACTACCTCGGCGGCACGCCTTCCCGTGGACCAGACGCCTATGCCGACTGGCAAGGTCTGGCGCTGGAAAGTGAATTCCTGCCGGACAGTCCAAACCATCCTGAATGGCCGCAGCCAGACTGTATTCTTCGCCCGGGCGAGGAGTATGTGAGCCTGACGGAATATCAGTTTATCCCCGCCTGA
- the gpmA gene encoding 2,3-diphosphoglycerate-dependent phosphoglycerate mutase: MAVTKLVLVRHGESQWNNENRFTGWYDVDLSEKGVGEAKAAGKLLKDEGYSFDFAYTSVLKRAIHTLWNVLDELDQAWLPVEKSWKLNERHYGALQGLNKAETAEKYGDEQVKQWRRGFAVTPPELTKDDERFPGHDPRYATLTDKELPVTESLALTIDRVIPYWNESILPRIKSGERVIIAAHGNSLRALVKYLDKMGEDEILELNIPTGVPLVYEFDENFKPIKRYYLGNADEIAAKAAAVANQGKAK; encoded by the coding sequence ATGGCTGTAACTAAGCTGGTTCTGGTACGTCATGGTGAAAGTCAGTGGAACAACGAAAACCGCTTCACCGGCTGGTACGATGTTGATCTGTCTGAGAAAGGCGTGGGCGAAGCAAAAGCAGCAGGTAAACTGCTGAAAGATGAAGGCTATAGCTTTGATTTTGCTTATACCTCTGTGCTGAAACGTGCCATCCACACCCTGTGGAACGTACTCGACGAACTGGATCAGGCCTGGCTGCCGGTAGAGAAATCCTGGAAACTGAACGAGCGTCACTACGGTGCGCTGCAGGGTCTGAACAAAGCTGAAACCGCAGAGAAATACGGCGATGAGCAGGTGAAACAGTGGCGTCGTGGCTTTGCGGTAACACCGCCAGAGCTGACCAAAGACGATGAACGCTTCCCGGGCCACGATCCGCGTTATGCCACATTGACCGACAAAGAGCTGCCGGTCACCGAAAGCCTGGCGCTGACCATTGATCGTGTCATCCCTTACTGGAACGAATCCATTCTGCCGCGCATCAAAAGCGGTGAGCGCGTCATTATCGCCGCTCACGGTAACTCCCTGCGCGCGCTGGTGAAATACCTGGATAAGATGGGTGAAGATGAAATTCTTGAACTGAATATCCCGACCGGCGTACCGCTGGTGTATGAGTTCGACGAAAACTTCAAGCCAATCAAACGTTACTACCTGGGTAATGCTGACGAGATCGCAGCAAAAGCGGCGGCCGTTGCGAATCAGGGCAAAGCGAAGTAA
- a CDS encoding ABC transporter ATP-binding protein, with translation MNGLTLRGLNAGYPKRPVIGDLSIPELPRGKITVLLGPNGCGKSTLLRALAGLTKARGEVLLGDENLMSLPFAQRAKKVVFLPQSLPQGVHLQVLESVVVAQRAAGGNDASQDQSQVLVLLEHLGISHLALHYLDQLSGGQRQLVGLAQSLIRRPELLLLDEPLSALDLNYQLHVMERIVQETRSRQLVTLVVVHDMNMALRYGEHIVMLKDGKLVASGAPQAVITAERLAQVYNVRGRVERCSQGRAQVILDGVIGV, from the coding sequence ATGAACGGGCTGACGCTTCGGGGGCTGAATGCCGGTTATCCGAAGCGCCCCGTGATTGGCGATCTGAGCATTCCTGAACTGCCGCGCGGCAAAATTACGGTGCTACTGGGGCCTAACGGCTGTGGAAAGTCGACATTGTTACGCGCTCTGGCTGGCTTAACGAAAGCCCGCGGGGAAGTGCTTCTGGGTGATGAAAATCTGATGTCGCTGCCGTTTGCCCAGCGCGCGAAGAAGGTGGTGTTTTTACCTCAGTCATTGCCGCAGGGCGTGCATTTGCAGGTGCTGGAGTCTGTGGTGGTCGCACAACGCGCAGCGGGCGGGAATGACGCTTCGCAGGATCAGTCGCAGGTACTGGTACTACTTGAACATTTGGGCATTTCGCACCTCGCGCTGCATTATCTTGATCAGCTCTCCGGCGGTCAGCGGCAATTGGTCGGACTGGCGCAGTCACTGATCCGCCGTCCTGAGCTTCTGCTACTGGATGAGCCACTCAGCGCACTGGATCTGAATTATCAGTTGCACGTTATGGAACGGATTGTTCAGGAGACGCGATCGCGTCAGCTGGTGACGCTGGTGGTGGTGCACGATATGAATATGGCATTACGCTATGGCGAACATATTGTGATGCTCAAAGACGGTAAGCTGGTGGCGAGCGGCGCGCCGCAAGCGGTGATTACCGCAGAACGTCTGGCGCAGGTGTACAACGTGCGTGGTCGCGTGGAACGGTGCTCGCAGGGGAGGGCGCAGGTGATACTGGATGGGGTTATCGGGGTATAA
- a CDS encoding FecCD family ABC transporter permease — protein sequence MSLSVNVTSPNAITRLYRQVVRQRLLLALAIVLTILASLVLDSTLGASGLPLSELWETLLHPARANAGARVIVWDIRLPYALMALLIGMALGLAGAEMQTILNNPLASPFTLGVSSAAAFGAALAIVLGIGIPGIPAAWFIPANAFAFALLSALLLDGITRWTRVATSGVVLFGIALVFTFNALVSMLQFVADEDTLQGLVFWTMGSLTRASWEKLGVLAVVFVVVSCWSMRSAWQLTALRLGEERAMSFGIDVRRLRLAALLRISLLSALSVAFVGPIGFIGLVAPHIARMLFGEDHRFYLPGSVLTGGLVLSLASVASKNMVPGVIIPVGIVTSLVGVPFFLSIILRRRGGAL from the coding sequence ATGTCGCTCTCCGTTAATGTGACCTCCCCGAACGCCATTACGCGCCTCTACCGACAGGTTGTGCGTCAACGCTTACTGTTGGCGCTGGCGATTGTTCTGACGATCCTTGCTTCGTTGGTGCTCGATTCCACCCTTGGCGCGTCGGGTTTACCGCTCAGTGAACTCTGGGAAACATTGCTGCATCCTGCCCGCGCGAATGCCGGGGCCCGCGTGATTGTCTGGGATATTCGCTTGCCGTATGCGCTGATGGCGCTACTGATCGGCATGGCGCTTGGGCTGGCGGGTGCCGAAATGCAAACCATTTTGAACAACCCGCTGGCGAGCCCTTTTACACTCGGGGTTTCGTCTGCTGCAGCGTTTGGCGCGGCGCTGGCGATTGTGCTGGGCATCGGGATACCGGGCATTCCCGCAGCCTGGTTTATCCCCGCCAATGCCTTTGCGTTTGCCTTGCTTTCCGCGCTGTTACTGGATGGCATCACCCGCTGGACGCGAGTTGCGACGTCGGGCGTTGTGCTGTTCGGTATTGCCCTGGTGTTTACCTTCAATGCGCTGGTTTCAATGCTGCAGTTTGTGGCGGATGAAGATACGTTGCAGGGACTGGTCTTCTGGACGATGGGCAGCCTGACCCGCGCCTCATGGGAAAAGCTTGGCGTGCTGGCGGTGGTTTTCGTCGTTGTCTCGTGCTGGTCAATGCGCAGTGCCTGGCAACTGACGGCATTGCGGCTGGGAGAAGAGAGGGCGATGAGCTTCGGAATTGACGTTCGGCGTTTACGTCTGGCCGCGTTATTGCGCATTAGTCTGCTCTCCGCGCTTTCGGTCGCGTTTGTTGGGCCGATTGGTTTTATCGGTCTGGTGGCACCGCATATTGCGCGAATGCTGTTCGGGGAAGATCACCGTTTTTATCTGCCCGGCAGCGTGCTGACAGGAGGGCTTGTGCTTTCTCTGGCGTCGGTCGCCTCCAAAAATATGGTGCCTGGCGTGATCATTCCGGTGGGGATTGTGACTTCGCTGGTGGGCGTACCGTTTTTTCTGAGCATCATTCTTCGTCGCCGGGGAGGCGCGCTATGA
- the aroG gene encoding 3-deoxy-7-phosphoheptulonate synthase AroG: MNYQNDDLRIKEINELLPPVALLEKFPATENAANTVAHARKAIHKILKGNDDRLLVVIGPCSIHDPAAAKEYAARLLALREELKDELEIVMRVYFEKPRTTVGWKGLINDPHMDNSFQINDGLRIARKLLLDINDSGLPAAGEFLDMITPQYLADLMSWGAIGARTTESQVHRELASGLSCPVGFKNGTDGTIKVAIDAINAAGAPHCFLSVTKWGHSAIVNTSGNGDCHIILRGGKEPNYSAHHVAAVKEGLGKAGLAAQVMIDFSHANSSKQFKKQMDVCADVCQQIAGGEKAIIGVMVESHLVEGNQNLEGGEPLTYGKSITDACIGWEDTDSLLRKLSNAVKARRG; the protein is encoded by the coding sequence ATGAATTATCAGAACGACGATTTACGCATTAAAGAGATCAACGAGTTATTACCGCCGGTCGCACTCCTGGAAAAATTCCCCGCTACTGAAAACGCTGCCAACACGGTAGCGCATGCCCGTAAAGCGATTCATAAAATTCTGAAAGGCAATGACGATCGTCTGCTGGTCGTGATTGGACCGTGTTCAATTCATGATCCGGCGGCGGCCAAAGAGTATGCGGCTCGCCTGCTGGCACTGCGTGAAGAATTAAAAGACGAGCTTGAGATCGTCATGCGCGTCTATTTTGAAAAACCGCGCACCACCGTGGGCTGGAAGGGGCTGATCAACGATCCGCACATGGATAACAGCTTCCAGATCAACGATGGTCTGCGTATCGCCCGTAAGTTATTGCTGGATATCAATGATAGCGGTTTACCGGCTGCCGGTGAGTTCCTTGACATGATCACCCCACAATACCTTGCCGACCTGATGAGCTGGGGCGCCATTGGGGCGCGTACTACCGAATCTCAGGTTCACCGTGAGCTGGCTTCAGGACTTTCCTGCCCGGTAGGATTCAAAAATGGCACCGATGGCACGATCAAGGTCGCCATTGACGCTATCAACGCCGCAGGGGCGCCGCACTGTTTCCTTTCCGTCACCAAATGGGGTCACTCCGCAATTGTGAATACCAGCGGAAATGGCGACTGCCATATCATTCTGCGCGGCGGGAAAGAACCGAACTACAGCGCGCATCACGTCGCAGCCGTGAAAGAGGGACTTGGGAAAGCAGGGTTGGCTGCGCAGGTGATGATTGATTTTAGCCACGCCAATTCCAGCAAGCAGTTCAAAAAGCAGATGGATGTCTGCGCGGATGTCTGCCAGCAAATTGCCGGCGGAGAAAAGGCGATCATTGGCGTGATGGTGGAGAGCCATCTGGTTGAAGGTAATCAAAACCTGGAAGGCGGTGAACCGCTGACTTACGGTAAAAGCATTACCGATGCCTGCATTGGTTGGGAAGACACCGACTCGCTGCTGCGTAAGTTGTCGAACGCGGTGAAAGCGCGCCGCGGATAA
- the zitB gene encoding CDF family zinc transporter ZitB → MAHSHTPDSPHLPEDKNARRLLFAFCVTAGFMLVEVAGGMISGSLALLADAGHMLTDAAALLFALLAVQFSRRPPTIRHTFGWLRLTTLAAFVNAIALVVITILIVWEAIERFYTPQPVAGGMMMVIAVAGLMANVLSFWILHRGSEEKNLNVRAAALHVMGDLLGSVGAIIAALIIIWTGWTPADPILSILVSLLVLRSAWRLLKDSVNELLEGAPVSLDIAALQRHLSRDIPEVRNVHHVHVWMVGEKPVMTMHVQVIPPHDHDALLARIQHFLIHHYQIEHATIQLEYQPCNGPDCHLNQRQSGHIHHHH, encoded by the coding sequence ATGGCGCACTCACATACTCCTGATTCACCTCACCTGCCGGAAGATAAAAATGCCCGTCGGTTGCTGTTCGCATTTTGTGTCACCGCCGGATTTATGCTGGTTGAGGTGGCGGGCGGAATGATCTCCGGCTCGCTGGCACTGTTGGCGGATGCCGGTCACATGCTTACCGATGCCGCCGCCCTGCTCTTTGCACTACTGGCCGTACAGTTTTCCCGGCGACCGCCCACGATCCGCCATACCTTCGGCTGGCTAAGACTCACGACACTGGCCGCGTTTGTTAATGCCATCGCGCTGGTGGTGATCACCATTTTGATAGTCTGGGAGGCCATTGAACGTTTCTATACACCGCAACCCGTTGCGGGCGGCATGATGATGGTCATCGCCGTCGCTGGGCTGATGGCCAATGTGCTCTCATTCTGGATACTGCACCGTGGCAGTGAAGAAAAAAACCTCAACGTCAGGGCCGCTGCCCTGCATGTGATGGGCGACTTACTGGGATCGGTCGGGGCAATCATTGCTGCACTGATTATCATCTGGACGGGCTGGACGCCTGCCGACCCGATCCTCTCAATCCTGGTTTCCCTGCTGGTACTAAGAAGTGCATGGCGTTTGTTGAAAGACAGCGTCAACGAACTCCTGGAGGGCGCTCCGGTTTCCCTGGATATTGCCGCTTTACAGCGCCATCTCAGCAGGGATATCCCGGAAGTACGTAATGTGCACCATGTGCATGTCTGGATGGTCGGCGAAAAACCGGTGATGACGATGCATGTGCAGGTGATCCCACCGCACGATCATGATGCGTTGCTGGCGCGCATCCAACATTTTCTGATCCATCATTACCAGATTGAACACGCCACCATACAGTTAGAGTATCAACCTTGTAACGGCCCGGATTGCCATCTGAACCAGAGGCAATCCGGGCATATACATCACCACCATTAA
- the pnuC gene encoding nicotinamide riboside transporter PnuC, translating to MDFFSTQNILVHIPIGAGGYALSWIEAVGTVAGLLCIGLASLEKISNYFFGLINVTLFAIIFFQIQLYASLLLQVFFFAANIYGWYAWSRQTSQHEAELKIRWLPLPKALSWLAGCVVAIGLMTVFIDPVFAFLTKMAVNIMQTLGLQVAAPELQPDAFPFWDSCMMVLSIVAMILMTRKYVENWLLWVVINVISVVIFALQGVYAMSLEYLILTFIALNGSRMWINSARDRGSRALSH from the coding sequence ATGGATTTTTTTAGCACGCAGAACATTCTGGTTCATATTCCAATCGGCGCGGGAGGGTACGCTCTGTCGTGGATTGAGGCTGTGGGGACTGTCGCCGGTTTATTGTGTATCGGGCTGGCGAGCCTGGAGAAGATCAGTAATTACTTCTTTGGTCTGATTAACGTTACGCTGTTCGCCATTATCTTTTTTCAGATCCAACTCTATGCCAGCCTGCTGTTACAGGTTTTTTTCTTTGCCGCCAATATCTATGGCTGGTATGCCTGGTCCCGACAAACGAGTCAACATGAAGCGGAACTGAAAATTCGCTGGCTGCCGTTGCCAAAAGCGCTGAGCTGGCTGGCTGGCTGCGTGGTCGCCATTGGTCTGATGACGGTATTCATCGACCCTGTATTCGCCTTCCTGACAAAAATGGCTGTGAATATTATGCAGACGCTGGGATTGCAGGTTGCTGCGCCTGAGCTACAGCCTGATGCCTTCCCTTTCTGGGACTCCTGCATGATGGTGCTGTCGATTGTGGCGATGATCCTGATGACGCGCAAATACGTTGAGAACTGGCTCTTGTGGGTGGTTATCAACGTCATCAGTGTTGTGATCTTCGCGCTACAGGGGGTCTACGCGATGTCGCTGGAATACCTGATCCTGACATTTATTGCCCTGAACGGCAGTCGGATGTGGATCAACAGCGCGCGCGACCGAGGCTCACGCGCACTTTCCCATTAA
- the nadA gene encoding quinolinate synthase NadA: MSVMFDPEAAIYPFPPKPAPLSVDEKQFYREKIKRLLKERDAVMVAHYYTDPEIQQLAEETGGCISDSLEMARFGAKHPASTLLVAGVRFMGETAKILSPEKTILMPTLQAECSLDLGCPIDAFSAFCDAHPDRTVVVYANTSAAVKARADWVVTSSIAVELIEHLDSLGEKIIWAPDRHLGNYVQKQTGADVLCWQGACIVHDEFKTQALTRMKGLYPNAAVLVHPESPQSIVDMADAVGSTSQLINAAKTLPHQQLIVATDRGIFYKMQQAVPEKELLEAPTAGEGATCRSCAHCPWMAMNGLKAIAEGLEQGGASHEIHVDETLREGALLPLNRMLEFAATLRA, from the coding sequence ATGAGCGTGATGTTTGATCCAGAAGCCGCAATCTATCCGTTTCCACCGAAGCCAGCGCCGCTGAGTGTGGATGAAAAACAATTCTACCGTGAGAAAATCAAACGTCTGCTGAAAGAGCGGGACGCCGTGATGGTCGCCCACTATTACACCGACCCGGAAATCCAGCAACTGGCCGAAGAAACCGGCGGCTGTATTTCGGATTCGCTTGAGATGGCACGCTTTGGCGCGAAACATCCGGCGTCGACCCTGCTGGTGGCAGGGGTTCGGTTTATGGGGGAAACCGCTAAAATCCTCAGCCCGGAAAAAACCATCCTGATGCCGACCCTGCAGGCGGAATGTTCGCTGGATTTGGGATGTCCGATCGATGCTTTCAGCGCCTTTTGTGATGCCCATCCGGATCGCACCGTGGTGGTGTATGCCAACACGTCAGCAGCGGTAAAAGCGCGGGCGGACTGGGTGGTGACATCCAGCATCGCCGTTGAACTTATTGAGCATCTTGATAGTTTAGGTGAAAAAATCATCTGGGCACCGGATCGCCACCTGGGCAACTACGTACAGAAGCAGACCGGCGCCGACGTGCTATGCTGGCAGGGCGCCTGTATTGTGCACGACGAGTTTAAAACCCAGGCCTTAACCCGCATGAAGGGGCTTTACCCAAATGCCGCCGTGCTGGTACATCCTGAATCACCTCAGTCGATTGTTGATATGGCCGATGCGGTGGGGTCAACCAGTCAGCTCATCAATGCGGCGAAAACGCTGCCGCATCAGCAGCTGATTGTGGCGACCGACCGGGGCATTTTCTACAAAATGCAGCAGGCGGTTCCTGAGAAAGAACTGCTCGAAGCGCCGACGGCGGGAGAAGGTGCGACCTGTCGTAGTTGCGCTCATTGTCCGTGGATGGCGATGAACGGCCTTAAAGCGATTGCTGAAGGCCTGGAACAAGGCGGAGCGTCCCATGAAATCCATGTTGACGAAACGCTGCGAGAAGGCGCTTTATTGCCGTTAAACCGCATGCTGGAATTTGCGGCTACACTACGAGCTTAA
- the cpoB gene encoding cell division protein CpoB → MSSNFRHHLLSLSLLVGIAAPWAAFAQAPISSVGSGSVEDRVTQLERISNAHSQLLTQLQQQLSDNQTDIDSLRGQIQESQYQLNQVVERQKQILLQIDSLGSGSATAQPAAGDQSGAATATPAPAPDAGAATTGAPASSGDANTDYNAAIALVHDNARQDDAIVAFQNFIKQYPDSTYQPNANYWLGQLNYNKGKKDDAAFYFASVVKNYPKSPKAADAMFKVGVIMQDKGDTAKAKAVYQQVISKYPGTDGAKQAQKRLSAM, encoded by the coding sequence ATGAGCAGTAACTTCAGACATCACCTGTTGAGTCTGTCGTTACTGGTTGGCATAGCGGCCCCCTGGGCCGCTTTTGCTCAGGCGCCAATCAGTAGTGTCGGCTCTGGCTCGGTCGAAGACCGCGTCACTCAACTCGAGCGTATTTCTAATGCTCATAGCCAGCTTTTAACCCAACTCCAGCAACAACTTTCCGATAATCAGACTGATATTGATTCCCTGCGTGGCCAAATTCAGGAAAGCCAGTATCAACTGAATCAGGTGGTTGAGCGTCAGAAACAGATCCTGTTGCAGATAGACAGTCTGGGCAGCGGTAGTGCAACGGCGCAACCTGCTGCAGGCGATCAAAGTGGAGCAGCAACGGCAACGCCTGCTCCTGCTCCTGATGCTGGAGCGGCAACGACAGGCGCGCCTGCTTCAAGCGGAGACGCGAATACGGATTACAACGCGGCAATTGCCCTGGTGCATGATAACGCGCGTCAGGACGACGCGATTGTGGCGTTTCAGAACTTCATCAAACAATACCCGGACTCAACGTATCAGCCGAATGCCAATTACTGGCTGGGGCAGTTGAATTACAACAAGGGTAAAAAAGATGATGCTGCGTTCTATTTTGCCTCGGTAGTGAAAAACTATCCGAAGTCTCCGAAGGCTGCTGATGCGATGTTCAAAGTCGGCGTCATCATGCAGGACAAAGGCGATACGGCAAAAGCCAAAGCCGTTTACCAGCAGGTCATCAGTAAATACCCTGGTACCGATGGCGCGAAACAAGCGCAAAAACGTCTCAGCGCGATGTAA
- the pal gene encoding peptidoglycan-associated lipoprotein Pal, with product MQLNKVLKGLMIALPVMAIAACSSNKNASNDGSEGMMGAGTGMDANGSGNMSSEEQARLQMQQLQQNNIVYFDLDKYDIRSDFAAMLDAHANFLRSNPSYKVTVEGHADERGTPEYNISLGERRANAVKMYLQGKGVSADQISIVSYGKEKPAVLGHDEAAYSKNRRAVLVY from the coding sequence ATGCAACTGAACAAAGTGCTGAAGGGGCTGATGATCGCTCTGCCTGTTATGGCAATCGCGGCATGTTCTTCTAACAAGAACGCCAGCAATGACGGCAGCGAAGGCATGATGGGCGCTGGCACTGGTATGGATGCTAATGGCAGCGGCAACATGTCCTCTGAAGAGCAAGCGCGTCTGCAGATGCAACAGCTGCAGCAGAACAACATCGTTTACTTCGATCTGGACAAGTACGATATCCGTTCTGATTTCGCTGCAATGCTGGATGCGCACGCAAACTTCCTGCGTAGCAACCCGTCTTATAAAGTCACCGTAGAAGGTCACGCGGACGAACGTGGTACTCCTGAGTACAACATCTCCCTGGGCGAACGTCGTGCTAACGCCGTTAAAATGTACCTGCAGGGTAAAGGCGTTTCTGCTGACCAGATCTCCATCGTTTCTTACGGTAAAGAAAAACCTGCAGTACTGGGTCATGACGAAGCGGCTTACTCCAAAAACCGTCGTGCCGTACTGGTTTACTAA